The Gemmatimonadota bacterium genome has a window encoding:
- a CDS encoding DUF21 domain-containing protein: MLLLFGEILPKTIAAKNAENVAMVLVRPLQI; the protein is encoded by the coding sequence ATGCTGCTACTATTCGGAGAAATTTTGCCCAAAACGATAGCGGCTAAAAACGCTGAAAACGTTGCGATGGTATTGGTCCGCCCCCTCCAAATC